In Symmachiella dynata, the following are encoded in one genomic region:
- a CDS encoding RAD55 family ATPase, whose amino-acid sequence MPTDRIQTGIPALDEALGGGLIPGTLTVVAGATGIGKTQLGLQFAHQGVAQEGEPGIIFDMTTRGDSQNQDDYARRLFDWELSFQPPGDQVHPSEVWNRESARRDYLHIFARNGRRVTRGDLEFDDWKVWKLELLKKLQMCIRFFYGNFVQGVRRCVIDGVEPTVKASDSFQFDTFDYVYHQILRKEDDWVARDLFREQFRANSAEVDQHRYNHAEIACLLLYTTHDVMLDDMLVRPIDSGDVFANANTIIYMGKTREANRMGRALHVAKHRGSACDDAIIPFEVTERGIVMGERSS is encoded by the coding sequence ATGCCTACAGACCGCATCCAAACCGGTATTCCTGCACTCGACGAGGCCCTGGGTGGCGGGTTGATTCCTGGAACGTTGACCGTCGTTGCCGGCGCCACCGGGATTGGGAAAACTCAACTCGGCTTGCAGTTCGCGCATCAGGGCGTCGCACAGGAAGGCGAGCCGGGAATCATTTTCGACATGACCACCCGCGGCGATTCGCAAAACCAGGACGACTATGCCCGTCGGCTGTTTGACTGGGAACTTTCCTTCCAACCCCCTGGCGATCAAGTGCATCCCAGCGAGGTTTGGAACCGTGAGTCTGCGCGGCGGGACTACCTACACATCTTTGCCCGCAACGGTCGTCGCGTAACGCGCGGCGATTTGGAATTCGATGACTGGAAGGTCTGGAAGCTGGAGTTGCTCAAGAAGCTGCAAATGTGCATTCGTTTTTTCTACGGCAACTTTGTGCAGGGAGTGCGGCGATGTGTGATCGACGGCGTCGAACCGACGGTTAAAGCCAGCGACTCGTTTCAGTTCGACACATTCGATTATGTCTACCACCAGATTTTGCGCAAAGAGGACGATTGGGTGGCGCGCGATTTATTTCGCGAACAATTCCGCGCCAACTCCGCAGAGGTCGACCAGCATCGTTACAACCATGCGGAAATCGCCTGCTTGTTGCTGTACACAACGCACGACGTGATGTTGGACGATATGCTGGTGCGGCCGATTGATTCGGGAGACGTGTTTGCCAACGCGAACACGATCATCTATATGGGCAAAACACGCGAAGCCAACCGCATGGGCCGCGCACTACACGTGGCCAAACATCGCGGCAGCGCCTGCGACGACGCGATCATCCCGTTTGAGGTGACTGAACGCGGGATTGTGATGGGTGAGCGGAGTAGCTAG
- a CDS encoding alpha/beta fold hydrolase yields MNLAARKQWHCLVLASLLLGVGLRENLDAADGFSDPIDVSFTAEGDGTTQKYVLLLPDGFSAEQSYPLMVALHGHGSDRWQFATSTVNECRAARDVALKHGMIFVAPDYRAKTSWMGPQAEADMIQILKALKTKYKIEKTILVGASMGGSSSLSFAAMHPELIDGVAAMNGTANHLEYENFQDAIQASFGGSKREIPAEYKRRSAEYWPERLTMPVAITTGGLDKSVPPDSCTRLAIVLKKLNAHVLHIHRPQGGHSTTSADAVKSLDFVCDHVLTEEKTTAK; encoded by the coding sequence ATGAATCTTGCAGCGCGGAAACAATGGCATTGTTTGGTACTGGCCAGTCTGCTTTTGGGAGTTGGACTCCGCGAGAACTTGGACGCGGCGGACGGATTTTCGGATCCGATCGATGTCTCGTTTACTGCTGAAGGCGACGGAACGACTCAAAAATATGTGTTACTGCTCCCTGACGGGTTTTCAGCGGAACAGTCTTATCCGTTAATGGTCGCGCTGCACGGGCATGGGAGTGATCGTTGGCAATTCGCGACGTCGACAGTCAATGAGTGCCGCGCAGCCCGCGATGTGGCTTTAAAACATGGGATGATTTTCGTCGCACCCGATTACCGAGCCAAAACGTCCTGGATGGGCCCACAAGCTGAGGCCGACATGATACAGATACTCAAAGCGCTCAAAACGAAATACAAAATCGAGAAAACCATATTGGTTGGTGCTTCGATGGGAGGCAGCTCCAGTCTCAGCTTTGCAGCGATGCACCCAGAGCTCATTGATGGAGTCGCAGCCATGAACGGCACGGCCAATCACTTGGAGTACGAAAACTTCCAGGATGCCATACAAGCCTCTTTCGGTGGCTCGAAACGAGAAATTCCCGCAGAATACAAACGGCGGAGTGCCGAGTACTGGCCGGAGCGGCTAACAATGCCGGTGGCGATAACGACCGGGGGTTTAGATAAATCGGTCCCTCCCGACAGTTGTACCCGGTTGGCGATTGTGCTCAAGAAACTAAACGCACACGTTTTGCACATCCATCGCCCCCAGGGAGGCCACAGCACAACCTCCGCAGATGCCGTCAAATCGCTGGATTTTGTTTGCGACCACGTACTGACAGAAGAGAAAACCACAGCGAAATGA
- a CDS encoding efflux RND transporter periplasmic adaptor subunit: MLRLLKIFAVVLVLGGVVAGGYFTRDRWVPWLVKQQASGDPSADSPTAGVALPNEQVNLSPQAQKNLQLRSKPLQPTTYWKTVQIPGTVVDRPGISDRGVVAPVSAVVTAIHHYAGETLESGATLFTLRLVGESFQTSQTELFKAMKESEITQEEIKRLTPLFESGAVPRSKNIELKNELRRLAVTMQAYRQDLQIRGLTSEQIDSVANGTFISEISVAVPAGLAVHENSQNINSGIFELQELNVELGQHVQAGQRLCTLSQHQSLFIEGRAFRRELPLLQRAAEEGWPIRAELLESSEYDWQASIPPLTIHHISNELNDDKRTISFFLSLENQSRSYQRDGQRLFLWRFRPGQRVQIHVQVEQLENVFVLPAAAVVKEGPEFYVFRHNGNIFDRKPVHVLHQTQGAVVISNDGSVPSGIYIAQTGAVQLNRVLKSQSGSAPSGVHVHADGSVHANH; this comes from the coding sequence GTGTTGCGTCTACTTAAGATATTTGCCGTCGTTCTGGTCCTCGGCGGTGTGGTGGCTGGTGGCTATTTCACTCGTGACCGCTGGGTCCCTTGGCTGGTCAAACAGCAAGCGTCCGGTGATCCGTCGGCCGATTCTCCTACGGCGGGAGTGGCATTACCGAACGAGCAAGTCAATCTGTCGCCACAGGCTCAGAAAAATCTACAGCTCCGTTCCAAGCCGCTTCAGCCCACAACCTACTGGAAGACCGTTCAAATTCCCGGCACCGTCGTCGACCGGCCTGGCATCAGTGACCGAGGCGTCGTTGCTCCTGTCTCTGCCGTGGTGACGGCGATTCATCATTATGCGGGAGAGACGCTCGAATCGGGAGCAACGTTGTTCACGCTCCGTCTGGTGGGGGAATCATTCCAGACTTCGCAGACCGAACTCTTCAAGGCCATGAAGGAGAGTGAAATCACTCAAGAGGAGATTAAGCGACTCACCCCGCTATTCGAATCGGGAGCGGTTCCGCGTTCTAAAAACATTGAGTTGAAAAACGAATTGCGACGATTGGCGGTCACCATGCAGGCCTATCGCCAAGACCTACAAATTCGTGGTTTGACATCGGAGCAGATCGACTCGGTCGCGAACGGCACCTTCATCTCAGAGATTAGCGTCGCTGTTCCCGCGGGATTGGCCGTTCATGAAAACAGCCAGAACATCAATTCAGGCATCTTCGAACTGCAAGAACTCAACGTCGAACTCGGCCAGCACGTTCAAGCCGGGCAACGTCTCTGCACGCTCTCACAGCATCAATCTTTGTTCATCGAAGGTCGAGCCTTTCGACGAGAATTGCCGCTTTTGCAGCGGGCGGCGGAAGAGGGGTGGCCGATTCGAGCCGAATTGTTGGAGTCCTCCGAATACGACTGGCAGGCTTCGATTCCTCCCCTCACGATTCATCACATCTCCAACGAACTCAACGACGACAAGCGGACGATTTCATTTTTCCTGTCATTGGAAAACCAGTCCCGGTCGTACCAGCGAGACGGCCAGCGGCTTTTCCTGTGGCGTTTTCGTCCCGGCCAACGTGTGCAAATACACGTTCAGGTCGAACAGCTTGAAAACGTTTTTGTTCTTCCCGCAGCTGCGGTCGTGAAAGAAGGGCCGGAGTTCTATGTGTTTCGCCACAATGGAAACATCTTCGACCGCAAACCGGTTCATGTGTTGCACCAAACACAGGGTGCCGTTGTTATCTCCAACGATGGCAGTGTCCCTTCAGGGATTTATATTGCTCAGACCGGGGCGGTGCAGTTGAACCGTGTCCTCAAATCCCAAAGCGGCTCGGCTCCTTCCGGCGTGCATGTTCACGCCGACGGTTCCGTCCATGCGAACCATTAA
- a CDS encoding efflux RND transporter permease subunit: MLDSVIRFSLRHRPLILMLSIAALVYGGYLSTTMPIDVFPDLDRPRVVILTECPGYSPEEIETLVTQPIEQAVLGANGVVAVRSQSSMGLVVIYIEFEWDTEIRAARQVVQERLATVLGLMPEGVQPLLAPPTSIMGQIMHVGIHRQNGPHGGQLATIGQSGMLLEQVTTDSGVKYYAWKPHQRHEPESWEEIPIDDWNELETEHANADGQTIHLTIAGEQYVATFLSPKQQSMELRTIADWVVRPRLLRLSGIAEVIVLGADEKQYHVEMNPEKLLEYGVSVQQVEDAVRNNNLNTSGGFTKEGQLERPIRVIGRLGPGSAQVIEDLRKIPVDAGTSRPVLIEEVADVQEGSPQKRGDASIDGHAGIVITLVKQPHVDTRGLTERIHAALIDVEESLPADILINRDLFQLKNFIDRGIYYVGEALVIGAVLVVVVLAVFLMNFRTTFITLTAIPLSLMITTLVFRLIGEVIGRELSINVMTLGGLAVAMGELVDDAIVDVENIYRRLNENNARPEPRPALLVVYEASREIRSAIVFGTAVVILVFLPLFAMSGVEGRLFVPLGIAYIVSILASLVVSLTVTPVLSFYLLAGSKATHRHRDGLLLRVLKWMASFLVRFSMRFAGILLVLTWGLVGVSALVLSQLGADFLPQFDEGSVQVNLTLPAGASLQATNDAADIVDAKLEPLLKTSANPEGEILHFVRRSGRAELDEHAQPVNMSEYILSMNPASEQSRDETIQGLLAELKQELPGVDIEIDQPLAHLISHMLSGVYAHVAIKIYGDDLSTLQRLAQQVKGEIEDIPGMTTPVIESQVFVDELHIVLRPEELAYYGVSRAYVAHYVQTALRGDTVSQVLEGSRRFDLVVRLRDEERTDYFSLRDLRIDLPEGRGQIKLEDVAEFPDGKTGPNQLMRENVRRRMVVRCNTQGRDLGSVVADIENRINSRIRLPEGYYVEYAGQFESQRSATLMISLLAAVSLIGVFVVLLMLMPSVRVVLQILNAIPTAFIGGVAALALTGQTLTVASLVGFISLGGIAVRNGILLVTHYFHLIEQEDEEFSKPMILRGSLERLAPVLMTAITAVMGLLPIVVGGQKPGLEILYPVATVIVGGLITSTFCEFLIHPGLFWKFSGRDAIRRTEGELSEEELLQ; this comes from the coding sequence ATGTTAGATTCCGTCATTCGATTTTCGCTCCGACATCGACCACTCATCTTGATGTTGAGTATCGCTGCCTTGGTTTATGGGGGATACCTGTCGACGACGATGCCCATCGATGTCTTCCCCGATCTCGACCGGCCTCGTGTGGTGATTCTTACCGAGTGCCCAGGCTATTCACCCGAAGAGATCGAAACACTCGTCACGCAGCCCATCGAACAAGCAGTCCTCGGTGCCAATGGAGTGGTCGCCGTGCGCAGTCAATCGAGCATGGGACTGGTTGTGATTTATATCGAATTCGAATGGGACACCGAAATCCGTGCTGCCCGGCAGGTCGTGCAAGAACGTCTAGCAACGGTTCTCGGACTGATGCCCGAAGGCGTCCAGCCGTTACTGGCCCCACCGACTTCGATCATGGGGCAGATCATGCACGTCGGCATTCATCGCCAGAACGGACCGCACGGGGGACAATTGGCAACGATCGGCCAGTCCGGCATGCTCCTTGAGCAGGTGACGACCGATTCGGGCGTCAAGTATTACGCCTGGAAACCGCATCAACGGCACGAGCCTGAATCGTGGGAAGAAATTCCGATTGACGACTGGAATGAACTCGAGACGGAGCATGCGAATGCGGACGGGCAAACAATCCATCTCACAATAGCGGGGGAACAGTACGTTGCCACGTTCCTGTCGCCGAAACAGCAGTCGATGGAACTGCGCACCATTGCTGACTGGGTGGTCCGGCCACGCTTGCTGCGGCTATCAGGCATCGCCGAAGTCATTGTGCTCGGAGCGGACGAGAAACAATACCACGTGGAAATGAATCCGGAAAAACTTCTGGAATACGGCGTCTCGGTGCAGCAGGTCGAAGACGCTGTTCGGAACAATAACCTCAATACCAGCGGCGGATTCACCAAAGAAGGACAACTGGAGCGCCCAATCCGGGTCATCGGTCGCTTGGGTCCAGGTAGCGCACAAGTGATTGAAGACCTGCGGAAAATTCCGGTCGATGCCGGCACTAGTCGTCCGGTCCTCATTGAAGAAGTGGCGGACGTTCAAGAAGGTTCGCCGCAAAAACGGGGCGATGCCAGTATCGACGGCCATGCGGGAATCGTCATCACGCTCGTCAAACAACCGCACGTGGATACCCGAGGACTGACCGAACGCATCCATGCCGCCCTGATCGATGTCGAAGAGTCATTGCCGGCAGACATCCTGATCAATCGAGACTTGTTCCAACTCAAAAACTTCATCGACCGCGGCATTTATTATGTGGGCGAAGCCTTGGTGATCGGTGCGGTGTTGGTTGTCGTCGTGCTGGCGGTCTTCCTGATGAATTTCCGCACGACATTTATCACACTGACCGCGATTCCGCTATCGCTGATGATCACCACGCTCGTTTTCCGTCTGATTGGCGAAGTCATCGGTCGGGAACTATCGATCAACGTCATGACGCTCGGCGGTTTGGCTGTGGCGATGGGGGAACTCGTCGACGATGCCATCGTTGATGTGGAGAACATCTATCGCCGTCTGAACGAAAACAATGCCCGCCCCGAACCACGACCGGCGTTGTTGGTTGTGTATGAAGCCAGTCGGGAGATCCGCAGTGCCATCGTCTTCGGGACGGCTGTCGTCATTCTCGTGTTCCTGCCGCTGTTTGCCATGTCGGGCGTAGAAGGACGGCTGTTTGTCCCGCTGGGAATTGCTTACATCGTTTCGATTTTGGCTTCGCTGGTCGTTTCGCTGACGGTGACACCGGTCTTGTCGTTTTACCTGCTGGCAGGCTCCAAGGCGACGCATCGGCACCGGGACGGATTGTTGTTGCGCGTGCTGAAGTGGATGGCAAGTTTTCTGGTCCGTTTCAGTATGCGTTTTGCCGGAATCCTGCTTGTGCTTACGTGGGGACTGGTGGGTGTGAGTGCGCTGGTGCTCTCCCAACTGGGGGCCGATTTCCTGCCGCAATTTGACGAAGGCAGCGTGCAGGTCAACCTGACACTTCCCGCAGGGGCCTCGCTGCAAGCGACCAATGACGCCGCCGATATCGTCGATGCCAAATTGGAACCATTGCTCAAGACTTCAGCAAACCCTGAGGGCGAAATCCTGCACTTCGTGCGACGATCCGGTCGAGCCGAATTGGATGAACACGCCCAACCGGTCAATATGAGCGAGTACATTTTGAGCATGAATCCCGCTAGCGAACAAAGCCGGGACGAGACAATTCAAGGACTTCTCGCTGAACTCAAGCAGGAGTTACCGGGAGTCGATATCGAAATCGACCAACCACTGGCCCATTTGATCAGTCACATGCTCTCGGGCGTCTATGCCCACGTCGCTATCAAAATCTACGGCGACGACCTCAGCACGTTGCAGCGCTTGGCTCAACAAGTCAAAGGCGAAATAGAAGACATCCCCGGTATGACGACACCCGTCATCGAGTCGCAAGTGTTCGTCGACGAACTGCATATCGTTCTGCGCCCCGAGGAGTTGGCGTACTATGGCGTCAGCCGGGCCTATGTCGCCCACTACGTCCAAACGGCACTGCGGGGAGATACCGTCTCGCAGGTTTTAGAAGGTTCTCGACGATTTGATCTTGTCGTCCGACTGCGAGACGAAGAACGCACCGATTATTTCAGTCTCCGTGACCTGCGAATCGATCTGCCCGAGGGGCGCGGACAAATTAAGCTCGAAGATGTGGCCGAATTCCCCGATGGTAAGACCGGCCCCAACCAACTCATGCGTGAAAACGTCAGGCGACGAATGGTCGTTCGCTGCAACACGCAGGGTCGTGACCTAGGAAGCGTGGTGGCCGACATCGAAAATCGGATCAACAGCCGCATACGCCTGCCTGAAGGTTACTACGTCGAATATGCCGGACAATTCGAGAGCCAACGTTCCGCAACACTCATGATCAGCCTGCTCGCAGCCGTGTCGTTGATCGGCGTGTTTGTGGTCTTGCTAATGTTGATGCCATCCGTACGGGTCGTCCTGCAAATACTCAATGCAATTCCCACAGCCTTCATCGGAGGCGTGGCGGCATTAGCTTTGACCGGACAAACACTGACGGTCGCCAGTCTTGTCGGCTTCATTTCCCTGGGCGGCATCGCTGTCCGAAACGGCATCCTGCTGGTGACCCACTATTTTCATCTCATCGAGCAAGAAGACGAAGAGTTTTCAAAGCCCATGATCTTGCGGGGAAGCCTG